The window CCTTCCAGCAAGAGGCGAAGTCAAACCCTCCAGCCGATCATCGAGGGCGAGACGGCCCACTTCTGGGAGGAGatcaaagaggaggaggatgagtgCAAGGGAAGGCGGGAAGGAGATGccaaggacgaggaggaggcagAGAAAGACGAggacgaagaggaggaggaggaggaggaagaagaggaagaggaaggcgAGAGCAGTGGCGGGGAGATGCAAAGTTCAGAGGTCATCATGGCCATGGATCCCCACGCCCCCCCTGGAGGGACAATCAGCAGCAAGATGGAGGAAGGCTCAGGGAAGCTCGCGCTCGACCTGCGACTGTCCACGTCCAACACCTCGTCCATGtatgcgcgcacacgcacacacacagaatccaatcaggtttagatgctgacctcacttcctgtcctctttTTCCGTCTCAGGCCAGAGCTGCTGGAACAGCTGTGGAAAGCCAGAGCAGAGAAGAAGAAACTGAGGAAGACCATTCGAGACTTCGAGGAAGATTTCTATCAGCATAACGGCAGGTAGGtggaacacgcacacacacacacacagacacacacaatgcTGGAAATTCACAATGTTTCTAGTGCCATTCCTGTGGATCTTCAAAGGTTCTTTGCATCTAGAATCCAAATTTAGATGGAAATGATcttttccagagtcaaactgtggtCATTTATTCATGTTTGAAGCCACACGACCCAGAATGACGAATCTTAACACAGAACCTCCTATGTGTGACAGGAACGTCCAGAAGGAGGACCGCGAGCCCATGATGGACGAGTACAGAGCCTACAAGAGGGTCAAGGCCAAGCTCCGCCTCCTGGAGGTCCTAATCAGCAAGCAAGATTCATCCAAGTCCATCTAGAAGACACACAGCTAACCATGTGACAGGAAGTGTCCACGTGTTGCTGCCTTCGAGTCATCACAAAGATTTGCCAAACTGTCTGAAAGAGCAGCAATGGTGTGACTCGAAgggagcacacacacgcacgccgTTTGATTGACAGCACCCTCGGCCAGTCACTGCCCGCGTAGCATCCAGTCCGCACGACTCCTCACCCGGCGTCAAAGAGATCCGATTTGGTCATCGCTCTTGACGTCAGGTGACCTTTTATCCTCGGTTTTAACGTTTGAAGGTCACGCGCGCACGTCCTCTGGGGTCGGCATTTGTCGCAAAGAAGACAAAAGCGCAACTCACTCAGCGGCTCCCCCTGGTAGTCCACTGTGCAAGCGTCACCGTCGTGTGGTCGTTTCCTGCTGGCAGGTCACGTGAGTCCGACAGTCCTGCTCATTTGAAAGTGGAGAGCTTTGTCAAggaaaagaaatgttatttgCACAGCATTCCCTGAATGCAgccctgttgtgttttttgtcttctcAAAATGAAGCACTActtctttacaaatataaatatgaataaatatatgttCTGTATAAACAAACATCTGAAGGATGAATGTCAgaaatgtttaaattatttcacgtgtgccccccccccccctcccttttTTTGCCTCCTGATATTTTCTCACCCTGGGATTGTTTTTTCTATGACGATGATCAGCTGTCACAACCATGAATTACCGTAGTGTGTGAAAACAATGACTTGTTTCTAGTCACTAACTGTACAAAGCAGATGTAGACGTTTAGTGTGTGATCCTGCTCGTCCTctgtgatggaaaaaaaaataacaaaaaaaaggcttGCATGTTACAGCATAGCAACAATTACACAATGTATTCTATTATTTGTGCCATAAAAAGAAGCAGCAATAAAAGTTTGTGTGGACGATCGACAGcttggatttattttatttttttctgtttcaaacaagtcagtacttttaaaggctttcTTTGGTAATAAAAGGAAGGCAATCTACTGTACGGTGTACGCTGTGTACTTAACTCCAGAGGGCATGAATTTTGAGAGTGTAGTGCTGTCACAAATCCATTACTGCCTTGTACACTTACCGGAAATTACGATCGCCACATTTACAAGCTTGTTAATTAGGAATTCGAGTTCAGTAACCTCTTCTGATTCTTTGTTGAGTGTTACTTAAAGTTGCTGCcaagtttgtgtgtttgtatggtgtgtgtgtgtgtgtgtgtgtgtgtgttgtaatttaaaaaaaaaacgagtttCATCACTCCTTTACGTtatgtagccaagatggcgactactGAGGGTACCGCACTGCGCACTCACCGGGTACAGCttgttgagtgcaacatccgacAGTGCACGGCAATGTTCCATACTTATGCACGCGAACGAGTAGTTAAATTGAATAACAGTATGCTACAGCGACGTATTTCCTTTTTTAACTCAGCAGTTATCCGTTATAACGCTAGGGGCGCGTTTTTCCTGAGTCAGCGCAACCGCAAACCCCTTTTCTCCTGGACTAGCTAGTTCGCTAGCTTCTGGTGTAGTAGTAAACAATGGCGCCTGGCGACATCCATATAAAACTAACGAATTGAAACTGCCGGCTGTAACATTGACTTTCAAAATTCTGGTGttcctgaatgcacctcgctatGAATTTTATTCGTCGTGTTGCGATTGTGGCGAGGAAAAGGCGTGTATGCGAGCTGACTGTTGGAACTGCACTACAGTTGGTGTCAAGTTTGgcaataaaacttaaaaaagggCGTCAGTCTTTGTGACTATTAGGACGCAACAATATTATGGGTTATTTGCGAACTTTTCTCAGACGCTCAACTTCCTCCGTTTCTTTTGTTATGACGGACGTTTTGGCGCTTCCCAGAGAAGGAAAACCCGGAAATAATGTCCGAAGCTGGGCTTCATAGCTGTGCTGTCCTCGTCGCTGTTGACGCGCAGTGGTGACGTCACACAAATGATCCGGCGCTTCAAGAATTGTAGAAAGTGGCTTAAACCGTAAAAAGCTGCAAGAATGGGTCGTTAAATGTTTTAAATCCATGTAGTTTAGCATATTGGAAACATGTAAAATCATGTGAAGCACTAAGGCAACATGACTTTGACACTAACAAATGCTTTGCATGTAATAAATAACCAGAAAGTTTAAACTCTACAGTGAATTTTGACTCTTTCAAAGTCAGCATTCTTCACATGTGATTACTACTGGCACTTTGAAACATCAGTCATGTGACCCTcatctcatcatcatcagtagTGTCCACACCTCAGCAGTGTTGCTGGTGCTCATAAAGCTCACCTGCATATGAAAATTCTTTCTCTCAAAGTAAACAAAGAAGCGTTCCAGTGAGAGCGCCGCCTGGTGGTGCATCTTCCAACATGCACCTCATGGCagcagctccttccagcttgagAGCCTGAGAaggaaaatgtgcttttgaCACCAAAGTGCAtacgtctcttttttttttttatcaccggGAGTGTCCTCCACAGTGTAAACAGCGACAATCCAGAACCCGCCAGGATCCGTCCTGATTGGCTCGTTTCAGCTCCGTGGACGTCTCGCTTTTGTGACTGCTCGTCAAGTTTCCAATGTCAAGAGCACTTCCTGCGCTCAGAAGGGTTTGTCGATGACTGCGACGCCTGCACGCCACAAACAATTAAGCAACGGTTATACATATCACACTCAAACAGGAAGGAAGGCTGGAGCCTACCAGCATAGCTCCGCCCATTGCTCATGTTTGTGGGGATGAGGCTCCACTTGTCGGCGGCCGGGTCGTAGAACTCGACGGAGGAAAGGTTGCACGAGCCGTCGTCTCCTCCGATCACGTAGAGCAGACCGTTGATGGTGCACACTCCTGCACAGtcacaaatatttattattacatgtaTGAATAACAGTTATTACAattacacgtgtgtgtgtgtgtgtgtatgtcccCGTCCTCTGACCAGCATTGCGGCGGCACATGTTCATGTCGCACATGGGCCTCCACGTGTTGCTTTGCGGGTCGTAAACCTCCACGCTCTTCCTCACCAGAGGTCCATCATGGCCGCCGGCTGCATACAGCTGTCCCCCCAGTACCCCAACACCTGGAAACACATACCACACTACACTTGATACACAGGCTGACCCTGAAAACATCCTTAACCAGCcttacatttcatttttagcTCACTTTCTAGGACAAATAGCagctaattttcctaaaatattgttttaacaTTTAGGTGATATTGCTATCCATCATATTTACACTATTTCAGCAAAGTTGTCTCAAAATTTCTTGCTACAATGGAGTAGAACTACTACATCGTATGAGTATGTAGTGTGTACTACAAAGTGTGTACAATGTAATGCGTACTACAGCATAGTAGGTAGTGCAGACAAATTACTGGTATTATTATTGCTACTAAAATACCACTGTAGTAGTGTACATGTACTGTCATAGTTACTTCATATACACTCACTACTGCTGTGTACAAAGTGTGGACTAGGTAGCGCTACTAAGTAGTGCGTACTATTAAACTACAAGTACTAAGGAACTGTCGTAGTGACTGAGCATTAAACTCACTACACAAAGTGCGTTCCAGCAATTGCGTACCAGTAACAAAGTGCATACTAGATAGCATACTATTAAATTACTAGTACTATTAGGCAAAGTACTGCGTACTCACAACTAAACTACTACTGTGGTAGTGTAGGTAAATGTAGTTACTTAGTACGTACTCACTATTAAACTACAAGTGCATACTACAAATTGTGTTTTAGGTATTGTGTACTGGTAAAGTGCCTACGAGGTAGTGCGTACGACAAAGCATATACTAGGTAGTGCATACGACCAAGTGCTCACTATTAAAGTACTAGTACTTTTACACAAATAGTGCGTACTACTAATCTCACTACTATACTAGTGTAAGTAACTGTAATCGttacttattatgtatttagTATTAACTATAAGTGCATACTACAAATTGTGTTTTAGGTATTGTGTACTGGTAAAGTGCCTACGAGGTAGTGTGTACGACAAAGCATATACTAGGTAGTGCATACAACCAAGTGCTCACTATTAAAGTACTAGTACTTTTACACAAATAGTGCGTACTACTAATCTCACTACTATACTAGTGTAAGTAACTGTAATCGttacttattatgtatttagTATTAACTATAAGTGCATACTACAAAGTAgtgctgcaactaatgattattctaataatcgattaattggtcgattatttttttgattaatcaatgaatccaataaaaaaaacacacatttttaaatttccacCTCTTAGCAGCAATCCCtttaagaatgaatgaatggaatttTTCCTTCcccaaaatcatagcaaagaGGGCGACGAAGAGGAATTTCTCTGACACCGAAATTGAAGTAGagaagtaaaaacaaacaatcaaatgacaaacatcacaaacaatTGATTGCAAATCAACGAGTCACTGGCACAGACTGCTACATGTGCAtggccaataaataaataaagaaataacaaataaataaactttaggGGCAGGCTTTACGGTTGGCATCAGCTCATCTGCTCTAGGGGGAGGGGCGGTACGCTGTTTGATGGTCAAGTTGTGAAGCACGTAGCAAGCTGCTATGGCCTGCGCTGGACAGGCACAGCCTtagctatttgtagtttcactgttctaccactaggttttgtgtgtacgcatggaaagagttgtgcataaatgtacgCATTTTCCTCCGCACAAGTACATgtggataaatcccatactTTGTGTGGGGAATGCTCTTACGCACGCATCTCTGCTTCGCAACATAtcagaggcaaaaatgtcgattgctcttttccaaagtcaaagatgatGTGTTtgactatcttgttttgcctaaaacacaaagataataggtctgcttacatggatgactaaggacatAAAAATATAGTCACATTTGCGAGGCCGAAATTAAGATATTTAcaggacatttttaaataaaacgatTAATCCATTACCacaatagttgtcgattaactgGATAACCGATTAATaatcgattcatcgattaattgttgaaGCACAAAGTGCATTCTAGGTATTGCGCACTGGTAACAAAGTGCGTACAAGGCAGTGAGTACTACAAAGCATGCAAAAGGTATCGCGTACTAGATAGGTGTGTATTTGGTACATTTAGTATGTACTCAGTATTACGGTAATCTACAAGTAGTTAGTATGCAAATGTGTAAGGATAAAATATTATGAACTCTGGTATTTGGGTCTCATTAGActgtgtatgtaaaaagtggccaaacaaagtgaatgtgTGTGACCTGCTCCACTCCGTCGTGTGCTCATGTCAGCAACGTAACACCATTGATCAGTAGCAGGGTTGTATTCTTCCACCGTGCTGAGACACTGACGAGACGCTCCATCGTAACCTCCCACTGCGTACAGCTTACCTGaaggacacacgcacacaatgaTGAGGCAGTTAACAGTGTGAGATGTCctccaacaagaaaaagacgTCTCGTACCGTCGACCACACCGACACCAACACTGCTGCGCCGTGTGTTCATCGACGTGATGTACGTCCACTCGTTACTTTTAGGATTGTACACTTCTACTGTGGACAAACCTGCTTGACAACACACAGCAACAGCAAATGAGGCACACCAAGTGATGTGTTTTGTgaatgcgcgtgtgtgtgtgtgtacctatGCTGCCGTTAAATCCGCCCACAGCGTAGAGCAGACCTCCCAACATGGCCGCTCCCAGCGTGCTGCGTCTCTCCTGCATGCTCGCCACGGGACACCACTGGTCCCTCACACCATCGTAGACGTCCACTGTCCTTTCTCGAAGGGAACTGTTGAAGCCGCCAACCGCGTATACACGACCCGCCACGGACACCAcacctgaaaacacacacataataggATGTGTGCCGAGTGTGGTGCCATGGTAACGCTAATAAACACACCTGCTCTGCAGCGTCTTGACGGCAGCTCGGCCACTTGGTACCATCGATCTTCTTGGACGTCATAACACTCCACACTGCGGATGGCTTTAGGAGCCTGCCCgcccaccaccatcatcacctgatgacacacacacggataagacacacatacacatgtatATCGTTTTCGAGTGCGTGAGATGCAGCACCTTGGGGATGCTGACTGGCGTCCGTGGTCTCGTCCTGTCCGTCTTGATGAGGTGTCTTTGGTCAGCAGGCATCAAGTGATACTTCATGGCCTCAATGAGAAAGTCCTTGCAGGTGTTGTTGTTCTTTATCAGAGCCTCCTCCTCTGCTATCTGCAAGCAAACACAGTCAGTGGACGCCCCCTGGTGGACATATTCATTGAACACGCATTGCACAGAAATGAgcttccatccgtccatccattttctatgctgcttctcctcattagagtcgtgggggtatgctggagcctatccccgctgacttcgggcgacaggcggggtagaccctggactggtcgccagccaatcgcagggcacatatagacaaacaaccattcacactcacattcatacctatggacaatttagagtcgccaattaacctaacatgcatgtttttggaatgtgggaggaaaccggagtacccggaaaaacccacacacgcatggggagaacatgcaaactccacacacagatgcccaacggagattcgaacccagatcttcccgatctcgtgactgtgactgtgtggccaacatgctaaccactagaccttGAGTGGGAAAATTCATGATCAattaactattatttttttctatattaattttaattttagaatGTTTGTTATTTAAATACCAAGTTTGAGGGTACATAGACTAAatatggggtgtccaaagtacggcccgggaTCATATGGTGTctgtagcttgttttttttattggcctgcagaaCATTATAAAgatataattaaacaaaaaacaaaaaaaagaaataacttcttagcatacctacAAATGGCTTCTGCAtccaagtttggacaccctgggcTGGACACATGTTGCATGATGTACAAAATAATCCAATATGAATACACCAATAATGAGGCAGGCGTTTGCCTTCAC of the Dunckerocampus dactyliophorus isolate RoL2022-P2 chromosome 11, RoL_Ddac_1.1, whole genome shotgun sequence genome contains:
- the klhl3 gene encoding kelch-like protein 3 → MDDVSPGEEVPSRFKCNAEPDEDEAGNGGMLTFNHAHMRKAFQLMNDLRGKNMLCDVQLVAGSVTVAAHRVVLAASSPYFCAMFTGDMSESKAQQVEIGEVDGPTLSKLVDYIYTAEIEVTEDNVQVLLPAASLLQLMDVRQVCCDFLQAQLHPSNCLGIRAFADLHTCTQLVSQAHAYAEQHFSEVVQCEEFVALSLQQVCSLFSSDKLTVCTEEKVFEAMISWIKQDKAARVEHMPKLMEHVRLPLLSRDYLVQIAEEEALIKNNNTCKDFLIEAMKYHLMPADQRHLIKTDRTRPRTPVSIPKVMMVVGGQAPKAIRSVECYDVQEDRWYQVAELPSRRCRAGVVSVAGRVYAVGGFNSSLRERTVDVYDGVRDQWCPVASMQERRSTLGAAMLGGLLYAVGGFNGSIGLSTVEVYNPKSNEWTYITSMNTRRSSVGVGVVDGKLYAVGGYDGASRQCLSTVEEYNPATDQWCYVADMSTRRSGAGVGVLGGQLYAAGGHDGPLVRKSVEVYDPQSNTWRPMCDMNMCRRNAGVCTINGLLYVIGGDDGSCNLSSVEFYDPAADKWSLIPTNMSNGRSYAGVAVIDKPF